Genomic segment of Deltaproteobacteria bacterium:
TGAAAACAGAATGATAAAATTCCCGGTCTAAAAAAACCCCGATTCTCCTTTTAAGAACAACCGTGAGCATGATGACATTAACAGCGGTTGCGATAGATGTAGCCAGTGCAAGGCCGCCGTGTTTCAAGGGAAACATGAGAATAACACTACAGATAACATTAACAATCAATGCCACAATTGCTGCCTTCATGGGGGATTTCGCATCCTGCAGGGAATAAAGAGCCGAGATAATCACCCTGATGACCGAAAAGGCCCACAAACCGACGGCATAATAGAAAAGGGCCTGGGCTGTGAGGAGGGTTGACTGGATATCAAATGCGCCTCTCTGGAAAAGTACGGAGATTATGGGAACACGCAGGGCTATCAAGGCAATCGTAGCCGGTATGGTAACAAAAAGTATCAACCTCAGGGAAAAATTGATTGTTCTTTTTAAATCATGAAAATCACCCTTCGCTACCTGTTCCGAAAAGCTGGGGAGCGCGGCAGTTCCTATCGCAATGGCAAATACACCTAAAGGAAGCTCAACGATCCTGTCGGCATAATAGAGGTAGGATACGCTGCCGGTCGGCAGAAGTGATGCCAGAATCGTAGCTATGAAAATATTGATTTGATAAATTGATGCCCCAAAAGCAGCGGGAAGCATCAGGAGGCCTATTTTTTTAAGGCCCGGATGCCTGAAATTAAAATCAGGTTTCAGTCTTACCCCCAATTTAACAAGAAAAGGCCACTGCATGACGAGCTGCAGAATGCCCCCGATCATGACCCCCACGGCAAGCGCTGTGATCGGTTCCTGGAAAAAGTCCCTGAACAGCAGCGCCGCAATGATCATACAGATGTTCAGGATCACGGGGGAAAGCGCCGGGGCAGCGAAATGACGCAGTGAATTCAGGATACCCATACACAGCGCCACCAGTGCCATGAAGAAGATATAGGGGAACATCAGACGAGTGAGAAAAACCGTCAGGTGATAGTGGCCGGGATACTTAACATACCACCCGGGCGCCATGAGTGTAACGATCAGGGGAGAGAAAATAACGCCTGCAAGGGAGACAACTACCAGGATAAGAGAAAGGGCGGTAAAGACGACATTGGCCAGTTCAAAGGCATCCTTCTTCGTCTTTTTGTTCAGGTATTCCGTGAAGACGGGCACAAAGGAGACGGTGAGTGATCCTTCACCGAGCAGGCGCCTCAGCATATTCGGGATTCTGAACGCAACAAAAAAAGCGTCCGTTGTAAGACCGGCGCCGAAAAAGGCGGCGACAACCATATCCCTGAGGAAACCGAATATTCGAGAGAGCATGGTAGAAAGACCGACCACCCCTGCCGCCCGTGCAACCTTTGAATTTTCAGTGCCTCTGATCGTATTTTCTTCTTCCATACTCTACAAATAGCATCCGGGGGAAAGTTTCAGGCTAGGCGATACTTAATC
This window contains:
- the murJ gene encoding murein biosynthesis integral membrane protein MurJ, which encodes MEEENTIRGTENSKVARAAGVVGLSTMLSRIFGFLRDMVVAAFFGAGLTTDAFFVAFRIPNMLRRLLGEGSLTVSFVPVFTEYLNKKTKKDAFELANVVFTALSLILVVVSLAGVIFSPLIVTLMAPGWYVKYPGHYHLTVFLTRLMFPYIFFMALVALCMGILNSLRHFAAPALSPVILNICMIIAALLFRDFFQEPITALAVGVMIGGILQLVMQWPFLVKLGVRLKPDFNFRHPGLKKIGLLMLPAAFGASIYQINIFIATILASLLPTGSVSYLYYADRIVELPLGVFAIAIGTAALPSFSEQVAKGDFHDLKRTINFSLRLILFVTIPATIALIALRVPIISVLFQRGAFDIQSTLLTAQALFYYAVGLWAFSVIRVIISALYSLQDAKSPMKAAIVALIVNVICSVILMFPLKHGGLALATSIATAVNVIMLTVVLKRRIGVFLDREFYHSVFKMFLSSLVMWGVIILIGIVLPWRGEGPFNERLLYLTVCIFAGTAVFLISSCLVKCSEMRMIIDMVKRKIVSAKDQ